The Streptomyces sp. NBC_01775 genome includes a region encoding these proteins:
- a CDS encoding SDR family NAD(P)-dependent oxidoreductase — protein MSAQIPRNAQIPRFAGQCAVVTGAAAGIGAATAHRLAAEGAAVVVADIDAAGAAAVAEAVRADGGRAASLAADVATEEGWARVLRAADGFGPVSVLVSNAVKVEVAPAHETATDSWQRQLDVGLTAAFLGVRACLPGLRAHDLPGAVVLVSSVHARHGIPGHPAYAAAKGGLLSLSSQLAVEYGPRVRVNAVLPGPVLTRLWDRVPEEERRASAEQTTARRLGDPSEVAAAIAFLAAPEASYVSGTSLVVDGGWSVVKSSA, from the coding sequence ATGAGCGCACAGATCCCGAGGAACGCACAGATCCCGAGGTTCGCCGGTCAATGCGCCGTCGTGACCGGCGCGGCGGCGGGCATCGGCGCCGCCACGGCCCACCGGCTGGCCGCCGAGGGCGCGGCCGTCGTGGTCGCCGACATCGACGCGGCCGGCGCCGCCGCCGTCGCCGAGGCGGTGCGGGCCGACGGCGGGAGGGCCGCTTCCCTGGCCGCCGACGTGGCGACGGAGGAGGGCTGGGCCCGCGTCCTTCGCGCGGCGGACGGCTTCGGCCCGGTCTCCGTCCTCGTCTCCAACGCGGTGAAGGTCGAGGTCGCACCGGCGCACGAGACCGCCACCGACTCCTGGCAGCGGCAGCTCGACGTGGGGCTGACCGCCGCCTTCCTCGGCGTCCGCGCCTGTCTGCCCGGCCTGCGCGCGCACGACCTCCCGGGTGCGGTCGTCCTCGTCTCCTCCGTCCACGCCCGCCACGGCATCCCCGGACACCCCGCCTACGCCGCGGCCAAGGGCGGCCTGCTCTCGCTCAGCAGCCAGCTCGCCGTGGAGTACGGGCCTCGGGTACGGGTCAACGCCGTGCTGCCGGGGCCCGTGCTGACCCGGCTGTGGGACAGGGTCCCCGAGGAGGAGCGCAGGGCCAGCGCCGAGCAGACGACGGCCCGGCGGCTGGGCGACCCGTCCGAGGTGGCCGCCGCCATCGCCTTCCTGGCCGCACCGGAAGCCTCGTACGTCAGCGGAACGAGCCTGGTCGTGGACGGTGGCTGGAGCGTCGTAAAGTCGTCGGCCTGA